One Sciurus carolinensis chromosome 10, mSciCar1.2, whole genome shotgun sequence genomic window carries:
- the Grsf1 gene encoding G-rich sequence factor 1 isoform X1 — MAGTRWVLGALLRGCGCNCSSCRRTGAACLPFYSAPGSFPSGVSGRRRLLLLLGAAAAAASQTRGLQIGPAPAGRLAGPPPAATSAAAVAAASYPALRAPLLPQSLAAAAGSARGYSQESKTTYLEDLPQLPEYELAPSKLGEEVDDVYLIRAQGLPWSCTVEDVLNFFSDCRIRNSENGIHFLLNRDGKRRGDALIEMESEQDVQKALEKHRMYMGQRYVEVYEINNEDVDALMKSLQVKSSPVVNDGVVRLRGLPYSCNEKDIVDFFAGLNIVDITFVMDYRGRRKTGEAYVQFEEPEMANQALLKHREEIGNRYIEIFPSRRNEVRTHVGSHKGKKMVSSPTAKYITEPEVVFEEHEVNEDIRPVTGFESEKEIELPKEISEKLPEAVDFGTTPSLHFVHMRGLPFQANAQDIINFFAPLKPVRITMEYSSSGKATGEADVHFDTHEDAVAAMLKDRSHVHHRYIELFLNSCPKGK; from the exons ATGGCCGGGACGCGCTGGGTACTCGGGGCGCTGCTCCGGGGCTGCGGCTGTAACTGCAGCAGCTGCAGGCGCACCGGCGCCGCCTGTTTGCCATTTTATTCCgcccctggctccttcccctcGGGCGTTTCAGGCCGCCGCCGCTTGCTCCTGTTACTCGGGGCCGCTGCGGCCGCCGCCTCCCAGACGCGGGGCCTCCAGATCGGGCCTGCGCCCGCCGGGAGGCTGGCGGGCCCTCCCCCTGCGGCCACCTCCGCGGCGGCCGTGGCCGCCGCCTCCTACCCGGCTCTGCGCGCTCCTCTGCTGCCGCAGTCGCTGGCGGCGGCCGCGGGCTCCGCGCGGGGCTACAGCCAG GAGTCCAAAACTACCTACCTGGAGGACCTTCCACAACTCCCTGAGTATGAATTGGCCCCATCCAAGTTAGGAGAGGAAGTggatgatgtttatctcattcgaGCTCAAGGATTGCCTTGGTCGTGCACTGTGGAAGATGTGCTTAACTTTTTCTCAG ACTGCAGAATCCGCAATAGTGAGAATGGAatacatttccttttaaatagaGATGGGAAACGAAGGGGTGATGCCTTAATTGAAATGGAGTCAGAGCAGGATGTGCAGAAAGCCTTAGAAAAGCACCGCATGTACATGGGTCAGCGATATGTGGAAG TATATGAGATAAATAATGAAGATGTGGATGCCTTAATGAAGAGCCTGCAGGTCAAGTCTTCACCTGTGGTGAATGATGGTGTGGTTCGTTTAAGAGGACTTCCTTATAGTTGCAATGAGAAAGACATCGTAGACTTCTTTGCAG GACTGAATATAGTGGACATTACTTTTGTGATGGACTATCgagggagaagaaaaacaggGGAAGCATATGTGCAGTTTGAAGAACCTGAAATGGCCAACCAAGCCCTGTTGAAACACAGGGAAGAAATTGGTAACCG GTATATAGAGATATTTCCAAGCAGAAGGAATGAAGTTCGAACCCATGTTGGCTCtcataagggaaagaaaatggtaTCTTCGCCTACTGCTAAGTATATAACTGAACCAGAAGTGGTCTTTGAAGAACATGAAGTAAATGAGGACATTCGACCCGTGACAGGTTTTGAAAGTGAGAAGGAGATAG AACTGCCTAAGGAGATCTCAGAAAAGCTTCCAGAGGCTGTTGATTTTGGAACTACGCCTTCATTGCATTTTGTCCACATGAGAGGATTACCTTTTCAAGCTAATGCCCAGGACATTATAAAT ttttttgctCCACTGAAGCCTGTGAGAATCACCATGGAATACAGTTCCAGTGGAAAGGCTACTGGAGAAGCTGATGTGCACTTCGATACCCATGAGGATGCTGTTGCAGCTATGCTCAAGGATCGGTCCCATGTTC aCCATAGGTATATTGAACTGTTCCTGAATTCATgtccaaaaggaaaataa
- the Grsf1 gene encoding G-rich sequence factor 1 isoform X2, giving the protein MESKTTYLEDLPQLPEYELAPSKLGEEVDDVYLIRAQGLPWSCTVEDVLNFFSDCRIRNSENGIHFLLNRDGKRRGDALIEMESEQDVQKALEKHRMYMGQRYVEVYEINNEDVDALMKSLQVKSSPVVNDGVVRLRGLPYSCNEKDIVDFFAGLNIVDITFVMDYRGRRKTGEAYVQFEEPEMANQALLKHREEIGNRYIEIFPSRRNEVRTHVGSHKGKKMVSSPTAKYITEPEVVFEEHEVNEDIRPVTGFESEKEIELPKEISEKLPEAVDFGTTPSLHFVHMRGLPFQANAQDIINFFAPLKPVRITMEYSSSGKATGEADVHFDTHEDAVAAMLKDRSHVHHRYIELFLNSCPKGK; this is encoded by the exons ATG GAGTCCAAAACTACCTACCTGGAGGACCTTCCACAACTCCCTGAGTATGAATTGGCCCCATCCAAGTTAGGAGAGGAAGTggatgatgtttatctcattcgaGCTCAAGGATTGCCTTGGTCGTGCACTGTGGAAGATGTGCTTAACTTTTTCTCAG ACTGCAGAATCCGCAATAGTGAGAATGGAatacatttccttttaaatagaGATGGGAAACGAAGGGGTGATGCCTTAATTGAAATGGAGTCAGAGCAGGATGTGCAGAAAGCCTTAGAAAAGCACCGCATGTACATGGGTCAGCGATATGTGGAAG TATATGAGATAAATAATGAAGATGTGGATGCCTTAATGAAGAGCCTGCAGGTCAAGTCTTCACCTGTGGTGAATGATGGTGTGGTTCGTTTAAGAGGACTTCCTTATAGTTGCAATGAGAAAGACATCGTAGACTTCTTTGCAG GACTGAATATAGTGGACATTACTTTTGTGATGGACTATCgagggagaagaaaaacaggGGAAGCATATGTGCAGTTTGAAGAACCTGAAATGGCCAACCAAGCCCTGTTGAAACACAGGGAAGAAATTGGTAACCG GTATATAGAGATATTTCCAAGCAGAAGGAATGAAGTTCGAACCCATGTTGGCTCtcataagggaaagaaaatggtaTCTTCGCCTACTGCTAAGTATATAACTGAACCAGAAGTGGTCTTTGAAGAACATGAAGTAAATGAGGACATTCGACCCGTGACAGGTTTTGAAAGTGAGAAGGAGATAG AACTGCCTAAGGAGATCTCAGAAAAGCTTCCAGAGGCTGTTGATTTTGGAACTACGCCTTCATTGCATTTTGTCCACATGAGAGGATTACCTTTTCAAGCTAATGCCCAGGACATTATAAAT ttttttgctCCACTGAAGCCTGTGAGAATCACCATGGAATACAGTTCCAGTGGAAAGGCTACTGGAGAAGCTGATGTGCACTTCGATACCCATGAGGATGCTGTTGCAGCTATGCTCAAGGATCGGTCCCATGTTC aCCATAGGTATATTGAACTGTTCCTGAATTCATgtccaaaaggaaaataa